From a single Sinomonas atrocyanea genomic region:
- a CDS encoding amino acid permease → MQAPGNPAGPTRRAAEAGASRTTESAHRASLKPRHLTMIALGGIIGASLFVGSGSVIRSVGPAALLSYAIGGALVVLVMRMLGEMSTNRPVVGSFMEYARDGLGNWAGFTIGWLYWYFWVGVVAFEAVVVGRIFHEWFPAVPDWTFALAGMLVFTVTNLMSLRSFGETEFWLASIKVTTIVVFLGVGALYVFGVIPGSTGSVAHLTDHGFMPHGWTAVFNGVAVVIFSYFGTEIVTMAAAESDQPARAVARSTNTVVWRILLFYVGSVAILLMVVPWDQIPAKASPFAFAFGRFGLPGAEQVMNAVVLTAALSVLNSGLYSGSRMLFALARHGYAPRWVEDRNGAGVPWKAILLSTVVGYGAIAANYAAPKDVFDFIMNSAGCVALFVYAFVALTQWRLRNRMSAQERAGLALKMWLHPWLNAVVLAAVGLIVVLMALDPDAAPQVWLSLGALALLLVVYPFVRRRASGRMAAQAAEGSGSVAAAEATAEAAPAHDGEWSPSPARPL, encoded by the coding sequence ATGCAGGCACCTGGGAACCCCGCTGGGCCCACCCGACGAGCCGCCGAGGCCGGCGCGAGCAGGACGACGGAGTCCGCCCACCGCGCGAGCCTGAAACCGCGGCACCTGACCATGATCGCCCTCGGCGGCATCATCGGCGCGAGCCTCTTCGTGGGGTCCGGCTCGGTGATCCGCAGCGTGGGCCCGGCCGCCCTGCTGTCCTACGCGATCGGCGGCGCGCTCGTGGTCCTGGTGATGCGGATGCTGGGCGAGATGTCCACGAACAGGCCGGTGGTGGGCTCCTTCATGGAGTACGCCCGGGACGGGCTCGGCAACTGGGCAGGCTTCACGATCGGCTGGCTCTACTGGTACTTCTGGGTCGGGGTGGTGGCCTTCGAGGCCGTCGTCGTCGGCCGGATCTTCCACGAGTGGTTCCCGGCCGTGCCCGACTGGACGTTCGCGCTCGCCGGCATGCTCGTGTTCACGGTCACCAACCTCATGTCGCTGCGCTCCTTCGGGGAGACGGAGTTCTGGCTCGCATCGATCAAGGTGACCACCATCGTGGTGTTCCTCGGAGTGGGCGCACTCTACGTCTTCGGCGTCATCCCCGGCTCCACCGGCTCGGTCGCCCACCTGACGGACCATGGCTTCATGCCGCACGGCTGGACGGCGGTGTTCAACGGCGTCGCCGTCGTCATCTTCAGCTACTTCGGCACCGAGATCGTCACCATGGCCGCCGCCGAGTCCGACCAGCCCGCCCGCGCCGTGGCACGGTCGACCAACACCGTGGTGTGGCGCATCCTGCTCTTCTACGTCGGCTCGGTGGCAATCCTGCTCATGGTGGTCCCCTGGGACCAAATCCCCGCGAAGGCCAGCCCGTTCGCGTTCGCCTTCGGCCGGTTCGGGCTCCCCGGCGCCGAGCAGGTCATGAACGCCGTGGTGCTCACCGCCGCGCTGTCGGTGCTCAACTCCGGTCTCTACTCGGGCTCGCGCATGCTGTTCGCCCTCGCGCGGCACGGCTACGCCCCGCGCTGGGTCGAGGACCGGAACGGGGCGGGTGTGCCGTGGAAGGCCATCCTCCTCTCCACGGTGGTGGGCTACGGGGCGATCGCCGCGAACTACGCCGCGCCAAAGGACGTCTTCGACTTCATCATGAACTCCGCCGGCTGCGTGGCCCTCTTCGTCTACGCCTTCGTGGCGCTCACGCAGTGGCGCCTGCGCAACCGGATGAGCGCCCAGGAGCGCGCCGGCCTTGCCCTGAAGATGTGGCTGCACCCGTGGCTCAACGCGGTGGTCCTGGCAGCAGTCGGGCTCATCGTGGTCCTCATGGCCCTCGACCCGGACGCCGCTCCGCAGGTCTGGCTGAGCCTGGGCGCCCTCGCGCTGCTGCTGGTCGTGTACCCGTTCGTGCGGCGGCGCGCCTCCGGCCGGATGGCCGCGCAGGCCGCAGAGGGGAGCGGTTCCGTAGCCGCTGCGGAGGCCACAGCGGAGGCGGCGCCGGCGCACGACGGCGAGTGGTCGCCGTCGCCCGCCCGGCCCCTCTGA
- a CDS encoding amidohydrolase translates to MAPTGSARTILSGQDSLRDWQESLYKDFHRNPELSHQEVRTAGVVADQLGEFGFEVHPGIGGTGVVGLLSNGDGPTVLLRADMDALPVREATGLDYASTVTAVDDAGSQTPVMHACGHDVHISTLLGAARLFAEQREAWAGTLIALFQPAEELGDGARGMVDAGLAGLIPTPDVALAQHVLVHPAGTVGPHAGPFLSMADSVRITLYGRGSHGSMPHLSIDPAVLASMVVVRLQGVVAREVQPGEFAVLTVGRIAVGAKSNIIDDHAVLELNIRTYSRPIRDQLLAAIERIATAESAASGSPKEPEFEVYNSYPLTDNSAEATAQVAGAFEDYFPAGAIQDFGRQTASEDFSDVPTALGVPYTYWGVGGTDPEVYAAAEAAGTVSALPANHSPMFAPVLQPTLTTGTAALVVAASAWLGRG, encoded by the coding sequence ATGGCACCCACCGGATCCGCACGCACGATCCTGTCCGGCCAGGATTCCCTCAGGGACTGGCAGGAGTCGCTCTACAAGGACTTCCACCGCAATCCTGAGCTGAGCCATCAGGAAGTCCGCACGGCCGGGGTCGTCGCGGACCAGCTGGGGGAGTTCGGCTTCGAGGTCCACCCCGGGATCGGCGGCACCGGCGTCGTCGGCCTCCTCTCCAACGGCGACGGCCCGACCGTCCTGCTCCGCGCGGACATGGACGCGCTCCCGGTCAGGGAGGCGACCGGGCTCGACTACGCGAGCACCGTCACCGCGGTCGACGACGCGGGCAGCCAGACTCCCGTGATGCACGCGTGCGGGCACGACGTCCACATCAGCACCCTCCTCGGGGCAGCGAGGCTGTTCGCCGAGCAGCGGGAGGCCTGGGCCGGGACGCTGATCGCCCTGTTCCAGCCCGCGGAGGAGCTCGGCGACGGGGCGAGGGGCATGGTCGACGCCGGGCTGGCGGGCCTGATCCCCACCCCGGACGTCGCCCTCGCCCAGCACGTGCTGGTCCATCCCGCCGGCACGGTGGGCCCGCACGCGGGCCCCTTCCTGTCGATGGCGGACAGCGTCCGCATCACCCTCTACGGGCGCGGGAGCCACGGCTCGATGCCGCACCTGTCCATCGACCCGGCCGTGCTCGCGTCCATGGTGGTCGTGCGCCTCCAGGGCGTCGTGGCCCGCGAGGTCCAGCCCGGAGAGTTCGCCGTGCTCACGGTCGGCAGGATCGCGGTCGGCGCGAAGAGCAACATCATCGACGACCACGCCGTCCTCGAGCTCAACATCCGCACCTACAGCAGGCCCATCCGGGACCAGCTCCTCGCTGCAATCGAGCGCATCGCCACGGCGGAGTCCGCGGCATCCGGCTCGCCCAAGGAGCCCGAGTTCGAGGTCTACAACAGCTACCCGCTCACCGACAACAGCGCCGAGGCGACCGCGCAGGTGGCCGGGGCCTTCGAGGACTACTTCCCCGCCGGCGCCATCCAGGACTTCGGCCGGCAGACGGCGAGCGAGGACTTCAGCGACGTCCCCACCGCGCTCGGAGTGCCCTACACCTACTGGGGCGTGGGCGGCACCGACCCCGAGGTGTACGCCGCGGCGGAGGCCGCCGGCACGGTCAGCGCGCTGCCCGCCAACCACTCGCCGATGTTCGCCCCGGTCCTCCAGCCGACCCTCACCACCGGCACGGCAGCGCTCGTGGTCGCGGCCTCCGCGTGGCTCGGCAGGGGCTGA
- a CDS encoding PucR family transcriptional regulator, producing MDTRPGPPWGPAMITLAQLAEAARGDLVPYWPVPLPRVELTGVHVSELEDPTVFLDGGELLLTVGMQLAGRHGPERAEAARAYVARLVAGRVAALGLGLGSGHSMVPDELREACAEAGLPLLTVPRESPFLAVSRAYWELVRRGGEAELTALLGLQVALTRAASGDDAEPSIVRELAHALGTWVAYLPGGERRASCAGPAGEVPAPGLLDELRREAAALRAAGRGATATVQISAGPAALYPVESGAGRAYLAVGRGGQLAPPERHLFLTASTLLAHRAAALRRAEEERARGDGMLVALVLAGHDDAARLLAGQMGTALPESVYLAVLATPGLPDGAAAALAVESGSLLHLLLPADAPRPRLPSGAHGAWGGPVPLRRVREIAGQVADAARQAPVGKVVRVGHGLELPADEWAAALAAAGGELLPTVRAYLKNRGHWEASARDLGVHRNSVRHRMARAGELLGVDFDDPDVAAHLWLALRT from the coding sequence ATGGACACCCGGCCCGGGCCGCCGTGGGGCCCGGCGATGATCACGCTCGCCCAGCTCGCCGAGGCCGCCCGCGGAGACCTGGTCCCGTACTGGCCCGTCCCGCTGCCGCGGGTCGAGCTCACGGGCGTGCACGTGTCCGAGCTCGAGGACCCCACCGTGTTCCTCGACGGCGGGGAGCTGCTCCTCACGGTGGGCATGCAGCTGGCGGGCCGGCACGGCCCTGAGCGCGCGGAGGCTGCCCGGGCCTACGTGGCCAGGCTCGTGGCGGGCCGGGTTGCGGCGCTCGGGCTGGGCCTCGGCTCGGGGCACAGCATGGTCCCCGACGAGCTCCGCGAGGCGTGCGCCGAGGCGGGGCTGCCGCTGCTGACCGTCCCTCGTGAGTCGCCCTTCCTCGCGGTCTCCCGCGCCTACTGGGAGCTGGTGCGCCGCGGGGGAGAGGCCGAGCTGACTGCCCTGCTGGGCCTCCAGGTGGCCCTCACAAGGGCCGCGTCGGGGGACGACGCCGAGCCCTCCATCGTCCGCGAGCTCGCCCACGCCCTGGGCACCTGGGTGGCCTACCTCCCGGGAGGCGAGCGGCGGGCCTCGTGCGCGGGGCCCGCGGGGGAGGTGCCCGCGCCGGGCCTCCTCGACGAGCTGCGCCGGGAGGCGGCCGCGCTGCGGGCCGCCGGCCGGGGCGCCACGGCGACGGTCCAGATCTCGGCGGGCCCCGCGGCGCTGTACCCGGTGGAGTCCGGCGCCGGGCGCGCCTACCTTGCCGTGGGCCGCGGCGGCCAGCTCGCCCCGCCGGAACGCCACCTGTTCCTCACGGCGTCCACGCTGCTGGCCCACCGGGCTGCGGCGCTGCGCCGGGCGGAGGAGGAACGGGCCCGGGGCGACGGGATGCTCGTGGCGCTGGTCCTCGCCGGTCACGACGACGCGGCCCGCCTCCTCGCGGGGCAGATGGGCACGGCGCTGCCCGAGTCGGTGTACCTCGCGGTGCTCGCCACGCCGGGTCTTCCGGACGGGGCGGCCGCGGCGCTCGCGGTCGAGTCCGGAAGCCTGCTGCACCTCCTGCTCCCTGCCGATGCGCCGCGGCCGCGGCTGCCCTCGGGGGCCCACGGCGCCTGGGGCGGTCCGGTGCCGCTGCGGCGCGTCCGCGAGATCGCGGGCCAGGTGGCCGATGCCGCCCGGCAGGCACCCGTCGGGAAGGTGGTCCGGGTGGGCCACGGACTCGAGCTGCCAGCAGACGAGTGGGCCGCCGCGCTCGCCGCCGCGGGCGGGGAGCTGCTCCCGACCGTGCGCGCCTACCTGAAGAATCGCGGCCACTGGGAGGCGAGCGCGCGGGACCTCGGCGTGCATCGCAACTCGGTACGGCATCGGATGGCCCGCGCGGGCGAGCTGCTCGGCGTCGACTTCGACGATCCGGACGTCGCCGCGCACCTCTGGCTTGCCCTGCGGACGTAG
- a CDS encoding aminotransferase class III-fold pyridoxal phosphate-dependent enzyme — protein sequence MTATTVAPSADPAAVPQRARRLATALPGPRSRELEAERRRHVTEGFGVTLPVFIDHAEGPLLVDVDGNRIIDFASGIAVTSVGAANPRVAERAAAQLGRFTHTCFMVTEYSSFVEVCRWLNEHTPGDFDKRTALFSTGAEAVENAVKIARSATRRSNVLVFDEAYHGRTQLTMAMTAKENPYRLNFGPLPGSVFRGPTAPAHLAPADPAAAAQFVAEALGGVETVLAEAGPETFAAMVIEPIQGEGGFVVHAPGFLAGLREIATRHGIVLVIDEIQAGMGRTGDLFASEHDGVAGDITLSAKALGAGLPLSAVTGRAELMNAVHAGGLGGTYAGNPVACEAALAVFELLEDGSLLAGARDIEAAVRGRFEPLLAHDGVASVRGRGAMMAVELGDASGPRADIAKAAAAAAHAAGVLTLTCGTHGNVIRLLPPLGVEPEVLDEGLAVLEAAIRGALS from the coding sequence ATGACCGCCACCACCGTAGCCCCGTCCGCCGATCCGGCCGCCGTGCCGCAGCGCGCCCGCCGCCTGGCCACCGCGCTGCCCGGGCCGCGCTCGCGGGAGCTCGAAGCCGAGCGCCGTCGCCACGTCACCGAGGGCTTCGGCGTCACCCTGCCGGTGTTCATCGACCACGCCGAGGGCCCGCTGCTCGTGGACGTGGACGGCAACCGGATCATCGACTTCGCCTCGGGCATCGCCGTGACCAGCGTCGGCGCCGCGAACCCGCGTGTGGCCGAGCGCGCCGCCGCCCAGCTGGGCCGCTTCACCCACACGTGCTTCATGGTCACCGAGTACTCCTCCTTCGTGGAGGTGTGCCGCTGGCTCAACGAGCACACGCCCGGCGACTTCGACAAGCGCACCGCGCTCTTCTCGACCGGCGCGGAGGCAGTCGAGAACGCCGTCAAGATCGCCCGCTCCGCGACCCGCCGCTCCAACGTCCTCGTGTTCGACGAGGCCTACCACGGCCGCACCCAGCTGACCATGGCCATGACGGCCAAGGAGAACCCGTACCGGCTCAACTTCGGCCCACTCCCGGGCTCGGTGTTCCGCGGCCCGACGGCGCCCGCGCACCTCGCGCCGGCCGATCCGGCCGCGGCCGCGCAGTTCGTGGCCGAGGCGCTCGGCGGCGTCGAGACAGTCCTGGCGGAGGCAGGCCCCGAGACCTTCGCGGCCATGGTGATCGAGCCGATCCAGGGCGAGGGCGGCTTCGTGGTGCACGCGCCCGGCTTCCTCGCGGGCCTGCGGGAGATCGCGACGCGGCACGGGATCGTCCTCGTGATCGACGAGATCCAGGCCGGCATGGGCCGCACCGGCGACCTCTTCGCGTCCGAGCACGACGGCGTGGCCGGGGACATCACCCTCTCCGCCAAGGCCCTCGGCGCGGGCCTGCCGCTCTCGGCGGTGACCGGCCGGGCCGAGCTCATGAACGCCGTCCACGCAGGCGGCCTCGGCGGCACCTACGCCGGCAACCCCGTAGCGTGCGAGGCGGCGCTCGCCGTCTTCGAACTCCTCGAGGACGGCTCGCTGCTCGCCGGGGCCCGGGACATCGAGGCGGCGGTCCGCGGGCGCTTCGAGCCGCTCCTCGCGCACGACGGCGTGGCATCCGTCCGCGGCCGCGGCGCCATGATGGCGGTCGAGCTCGGGGACGCCTCCGGTCCGCGGGCGGACATTGCCAAGGCCGCGGCCGCAGCCGCCCACGCCGCCGGGGTCCTGACCCTCACGTGCGGGACCCACGGGAACGTGATCCGGCTCCTGCCGCCCCTCGGCGTCGAGCCCGAGGTCCTCGATGAGGGGCTGGCGGTGCTCGAGGCCGCGATCCGCGGAGCGCTCTCATGA
- a CDS encoding CaiB/BaiF CoA transferase family protein → MTEARGVSAATAPLDGVLVADFSRVLAGPLATMTLADLGARVVKVERPGCGDDTRHWGPPFSATGATYFESVNRNKESVELDLADPEGLGLARELALRADVLVENFKPGGLEKLGLGYEALAAENPGLVYASISGFGSTGGRDLPGYDFIVQALGGLMSITGAPDGVPGAGPMKAGVALVDVLTAKDATIGILAALAERNRTGRGRRIEVNLLSSLQGALANQAQAYLGAGVVPGRMGNDHPSIVPYQLLATADAPLAVAAGNDSQFARLCDAIGSPALAADPRFATNRARVAHRAELVALLERGLASASAQVWQDKLSALGVPCGRVAGIGEGLDYAESLGLSPTVEVRDRSGAVVARQVRHPITWTPPLPPRTQAPPALGADTADVVRWLRT, encoded by the coding sequence ATGACCGAAGCGCGGGGTGTTTCCGCGGCGACCGCCCCGCTCGACGGCGTTCTGGTGGCCGACTTCTCGCGGGTGCTCGCCGGGCCGCTGGCAACGATGACCCTCGCGGACCTCGGCGCGCGGGTGGTCAAGGTCGAGCGGCCCGGGTGCGGGGACGACACGCGGCACTGGGGACCGCCGTTCTCCGCCACCGGGGCCACCTACTTCGAGAGCGTGAACCGGAACAAGGAATCGGTCGAGCTGGACCTGGCCGATCCGGAGGGGCTCGGACTCGCCCGGGAGCTCGCGCTCCGCGCCGACGTGCTCGTGGAGAACTTCAAGCCCGGCGGCCTCGAGAAGCTCGGGCTCGGGTACGAGGCGCTCGCTGCAGAGAACCCCGGGCTGGTGTACGCCTCGATCTCCGGGTTCGGCTCCACGGGCGGCCGCGACCTGCCGGGCTACGACTTCATCGTGCAGGCGCTCGGCGGCCTCATGTCCATCACCGGGGCCCCGGACGGAGTGCCGGGGGCCGGCCCGATGAAGGCCGGGGTGGCCCTCGTGGACGTGCTCACGGCCAAGGATGCGACGATCGGGATCCTCGCCGCCCTCGCCGAGCGGAACCGCACCGGGCGCGGGCGCCGCATCGAGGTGAACCTGCTCTCGTCCCTCCAGGGGGCGCTGGCCAACCAGGCCCAGGCGTACCTGGGGGCGGGGGTGGTGCCGGGGCGGATGGGCAACGACCACCCCTCGATCGTCCCGTACCAGCTGCTCGCGACCGCCGATGCGCCGCTGGCCGTGGCCGCCGGCAATGACTCCCAGTTCGCGCGGCTGTGCGACGCGATCGGGTCCCCGGCCCTGGCCGCGGACCCCCGGTTTGCCACGAACAGGGCCCGCGTCGCGCACCGCGCCGAGCTCGTGGCGCTGCTCGAGCGGGGACTCGCGTCGGCCTCGGCCCAGGTGTGGCAGGACAAGCTCTCCGCCCTCGGCGTCCCGTGCGGGCGGGTGGCCGGGATCGGGGAGGGCCTCGACTACGCCGAGTCGCTCGGGCTCTCGCCCACGGTCGAGGTCCGCGACCGCTCGGGCGCCGTGGTGGCCCGGCAGGTCCGCCACCCCATCACCTGGACCCCGCCGCTGCCGCCCCGCACCCAGGCGCCCCCCGCGCTGGGAGCCGACACGGCCGACGTCGTGCGCTGGCTGCGCACGTGA
- a CDS encoding acyl-CoA dehydrogenase family protein produces the protein MDTDVSAADRLPDPADLISFDSLLSAEELALRDRVRAFVRAEIRPNIARWYEDAHFPLEIVPELAKLGLLGMHLTGYGCAGRSAVEYGLAGAELEAGDSGLRTFVSVQGSLAMSAIHKHGSEAQKQEWLPQMAAGEAIGCFGLTEPTAGSDPGSMTTFARRDGDGPTADWILTGTKRWIGLANVAKVAVIWAMTDSGVRGFLVPTATPGYTATPIQPKLSMRASIQCEIELDEVRLPHDAVLPNVTGLKGPFSCLNEARYGIIWGAMGAARDAFEDALAYSKERLQFGRPLAGYQLTQAKLVDMALEINKGFLLALHLGRLKDAGKLAHHQISVGKLNNCREAIEICREARTILGGNGITLDYSPLRHANNLESVRTYEGTDEVHTLILGQQLTGEAAFR, from the coding sequence ATGGACACCGACGTCTCTGCCGCCGACAGGCTCCCCGACCCAGCCGACCTCATCTCCTTCGACTCCCTCCTGTCTGCCGAAGAGCTCGCTCTGCGGGACCGTGTGCGCGCGTTCGTCCGCGCGGAGATCAGGCCGAACATCGCCCGCTGGTACGAGGACGCGCACTTCCCGCTCGAGATCGTCCCCGAGCTCGCCAAGCTCGGCCTGCTGGGCATGCACCTGACCGGATACGGCTGCGCGGGCCGCTCGGCGGTCGAGTACGGCCTCGCCGGCGCCGAGCTCGAGGCCGGCGACTCGGGCCTGCGCACGTTCGTCTCGGTCCAGGGCTCCCTCGCGATGTCCGCGATCCACAAGCACGGTTCCGAGGCCCAGAAGCAGGAGTGGCTGCCGCAGATGGCCGCCGGCGAGGCGATCGGCTGCTTCGGCCTCACCGAGCCCACCGCCGGCTCCGACCCCGGATCCATGACCACCTTCGCCCGCCGCGACGGCGACGGCCCCACCGCGGACTGGATCCTCACCGGAACCAAGCGCTGGATCGGCCTCGCCAACGTCGCCAAGGTCGCCGTCATCTGGGCCATGACCGACTCCGGCGTGCGCGGCTTCCTCGTCCCGACGGCGACCCCCGGCTACACCGCCACCCCGATCCAGCCCAAGCTCTCCATGCGCGCCTCGATCCAGTGCGAGATCGAGCTCGACGAGGTCCGCCTCCCCCACGATGCGGTCCTGCCGAACGTGACCGGCCTCAAGGGCCCCTTCTCGTGCCTGAACGAGGCCCGCTACGGCATCATCTGGGGCGCCATGGGCGCCGCCCGGGACGCGTTCGAGGACGCGCTCGCCTACTCCAAGGAGCGGCTCCAGTTCGGCCGCCCGCTTGCCGGCTACCAGCTGACCCAGGCCAAGCTGGTCGACATGGCCCTGGAGATCAACAAGGGCTTCCTCCTCGCCCTCCACCTCGGCCGGCTCAAGGACGCCGGGAAGCTCGCCCACCACCAGATCTCGGTGGGCAAGCTCAACAACTGCCGCGAGGCCATCGAGATCTGCCGCGAGGCCCGCACCATCCTCGGCGGCAACGGCATCACACTGGACTACTCGCCGCTGCGGCACGCCAACAACCTCGAGTCCGTGCGCACCTACGAGGGCACCGACGAGGTCCACACCCTCATCCTCGGCCAGCAGCTCACCGGAGAGGCGGCCTTCCGGTGA
- a CDS encoding aldehyde dehydrogenase family protein produces MTAGTDTAAHDAGPVTSSTRAPVPLRLLIGGEWVAGDGEPLASRNPARPEQVVAEGTQAVPADVDRAMHAARTAQCEWARTPIHERGAVLARAAAALEERADQHGLELAREEGKTLAEGTGEVLRAAQILRYCAGEGDRAAGEHYASPRRGERILVTRKPLGVVGVVTPFNFPIAIPAWKIAPALVHGNAVVWKPASTVPLLAMRLAEALDGAGLPAGMLNLLIGPGALGTELVRHPGLDGLSFTGSTGVGRALAGEAASRGVPFQGEMGGKNAAIVLADADLDLAAEQVLFGAFRSTGQKCTATSRLVVAEEVADAFLARLAPRLDAWRVGDPSDPSVHMGPLVTESAAEGVRAAVAAAEAEGARVLYRGVAPGAEAHDAGAAPSAFVPPTVLEVGPDSVAWREELFGPVLAVRRAASVEEAFTLAEDSEFGLSAALFTRDIATALEAVDALDVGILHVNSESAGADPHVPFGGAKKSGYGPKEQGAAAREFFTHTTTVYLRG; encoded by the coding sequence GTGACCGCGGGCACGGACACCGCAGCGCACGACGCCGGCCCCGTCACCTCGTCCACACGGGCTCCCGTCCCGCTGCGCCTCCTCATCGGCGGCGAGTGGGTGGCGGGCGACGGCGAGCCGCTCGCCTCCCGCAACCCCGCCCGCCCCGAGCAGGTGGTGGCGGAGGGCACCCAAGCCGTGCCGGCCGACGTCGACCGCGCGATGCACGCCGCCCGCACCGCCCAGTGCGAGTGGGCGCGCACGCCGATCCATGAGCGCGGCGCCGTCCTGGCCCGGGCGGCCGCGGCGCTCGAGGAGCGCGCGGACCAGCACGGGCTCGAGCTGGCCCGCGAGGAGGGCAAGACGCTGGCCGAGGGCACGGGCGAGGTGCTGCGTGCGGCGCAGATCCTGCGCTACTGCGCCGGGGAGGGCGACCGGGCGGCCGGCGAGCACTACGCGTCCCCGCGCCGCGGCGAGCGGATCCTCGTCACGCGCAAGCCGCTCGGCGTCGTGGGGGTCGTGACGCCGTTCAACTTCCCGATCGCGATCCCGGCGTGGAAGATCGCGCCGGCGCTCGTGCACGGGAACGCGGTGGTCTGGAAGCCTGCCTCGACCGTGCCGCTGCTGGCGATGCGGCTCGCGGAGGCCCTCGACGGGGCGGGGCTGCCCGCCGGGATGCTCAACCTGCTCATCGGCCCCGGTGCGCTCGGCACGGAGCTCGTGCGGCACCCCGGGCTCGACGGGCTCTCCTTCACGGGCTCGACCGGGGTGGGCCGGGCGCTCGCCGGCGAGGCCGCCTCCCGAGGGGTGCCGTTCCAAGGCGAGATGGGCGGGAAGAACGCGGCGATCGTGCTCGCGGACGCCGACCTCGACCTCGCCGCCGAGCAGGTGCTCTTCGGCGCGTTCCGCTCGACCGGGCAGAAGTGCACGGCCACGTCACGGCTCGTCGTGGCCGAGGAGGTGGCGGACGCGTTCCTCGCGCGCCTGGCGCCCCGGCTCGACGCGTGGAGGGTGGGCGATCCCAGCGACCCCTCCGTGCACATGGGCCCGCTCGTGACGGAGTCCGCGGCGGAGGGCGTGCGGGCCGCGGTCGCCGCCGCCGAGGCCGAGGGCGCCCGTGTGCTCTACCGCGGGGTGGCGCCCGGGGCGGAGGCGCACGACGCCGGTGCCGCGCCTTCCGCCTTCGTCCCGCCGACGGTCCTCGAGGTCGGCCCGGACAGCGTCGCCTGGCGCGAGGAGCTCTTCGGGCCGGTGCTCGCGGTGCGCCGAGCTGCCTCGGTTGAGGAGGCCTTCACCCTCGCGGAGGACTCGGAGTTCGGGCTCTCCGCGGCCCTCTTCACGCGCGACATCGCCACGGCGCTCGAGGCGGTGGACGCGCTCGATGTCGGCATCCTGCACGTCAACTCCGAGTCGGCGGGCGCGGACCCGCATGTGCCATTCGGCGGGGCGAAGAAGTCCGGCTACGGCCCCAAGGAGCAGGGCGCCGCGGCGCGCGAGTTCTTCACGCACACCACCACGGTGTACCTGCGGGGGTAG
- a CDS encoding APC family permease: MTHPRLARRLGLFDAVVIGLGSMIGAGVFAAFGPASRAAGSWLLVGLAIAAFVAYCNATASAQLAAAYPTSGGTYVYGRERLGPWWGFTAGWGFVVGKTASCAAMALTFASYAVPASVPGAGWIQRLVAVAAVLALAGLNYRGVTRTAQLTRVLVTITLAALAVLVIGLWASGHAGPGTLAAGQPAGSGGVYGVLQAAGLLFFAFAGYARIATMGEEVRDPRTTIPRAIPLALGIAVVVYAIVGVTALAAAGPGVLAGSSAPLADAAHAVGLDGLGPVVRIGGAVASLGALLALIAGIGRTSLAMARERDLPAWLGAVHPVHRVPHHAELALAVVVSLLVLSTDLRGVIGFSSFGVLVYYAVANASAFTQPAADRRWPRTLNVLGAAGCLVLVATLPWQSVVAGVVMFAVGLTGRAVVLRRRRRTARP; the protein is encoded by the coding sequence GTGACCCATCCCCGGCTCGCCCGCAGGCTCGGGCTGTTCGATGCCGTGGTGATCGGCCTCGGCTCCATGATCGGTGCGGGCGTGTTCGCCGCGTTCGGCCCCGCCTCCCGCGCGGCCGGCTCGTGGCTGCTTGTGGGCCTCGCGATCGCGGCGTTCGTCGCGTACTGCAACGCGACGGCGTCCGCCCAGCTGGCCGCCGCGTACCCGACCTCGGGCGGCACCTACGTCTACGGCCGCGAGCGACTCGGCCCGTGGTGGGGGTTCACCGCCGGGTGGGGGTTCGTGGTCGGCAAGACGGCCTCGTGCGCGGCGATGGCCCTGACCTTCGCGAGCTACGCGGTGCCCGCGTCGGTCCCCGGGGCCGGGTGGATCCAGCGGCTCGTCGCGGTGGCCGCGGTCCTCGCGCTCGCGGGGCTGAACTACCGCGGGGTGACCCGGACCGCCCAGCTCACGCGCGTCCTCGTCACCATCACCCTCGCTGCCCTGGCGGTGCTCGTCATCGGGCTCTGGGCCAGCGGCCACGCGGGCCCGGGAACCCTCGCGGCGGGGCAGCCCGCGGGCTCCGGCGGGGTCTACGGAGTGCTGCAGGCCGCGGGCCTGCTGTTCTTCGCCTTCGCCGGCTATGCCCGCATTGCCACCATGGGGGAGGAGGTCCGCGACCCGAGGACCACGATCCCCCGGGCCATTCCGCTCGCGCTGGGGATCGCGGTCGTGGTCTACGCGATCGTCGGCGTCACGGCGCTCGCCGCGGCCGGCCCGGGTGTCCTTGCCGGCTCCTCCGCGCCGTTGGCCGACGCCGCCCACGCCGTGGGCCTGGACGGGCTCGGTCCCGTGGTGCGCATCGGCGGCGCGGTCGCGAGCCTCGGCGCGCTGCTCGCGCTCATCGCCGGGATCGGGCGCACGAGCCTCGCGATGGCCCGCGAGCGCGACCTCCCCGCGTGGCTCGGCGCGGTCCACCCCGTGCACCGGGTCCCGCACCACGCCGAGCTGGCCCTCGCCGTGGTGGTCAGCCTCCTCGTGCTCAGCACGGACCTGCGCGGGGTCATCGGCTTCTCGTCCTTCGGCGTGCTGGTGTACTACGCGGTCGCGAACGCCTCCGCCTTCACCCAGCCGGCCGCGGACCGGCGCTGGCCGCGGACCCTCAACGTGCTCGGAGCCGCCGGCTGCCTTGTCCTCGTCGCGACCCTGCCCTGGCAGTCCGTGGTCGCGGGCGTGGTGATGTTCGCCGTCGGCCTGACCGGGCGCGCCGTCGTCCTCCGGCGGCGGCGGAGGACGGCGCGCCCCTGA